In Borreliella afzelii, the DNA window CTAAACTTTACTCCGCGCTTGTAGGGATACCCTTTAGCAGGATAATTTTCTATTTTGTCTTTACTACTAGTCCAAACTCCACCAGAATTGGAATAAATTAAATTTTTATCCCTAAACTCAATAGAATTGCTAAGTAAGCTAGCATTTTGCTGGGGATTTTTCATTAATGCTGTAATTTCAGCAACTTTTTTATCAAACTCTTCTTTAATTTTCGTAATATCACTCATTAAAAACTCCTTTACGCAATACTTGTTCTTTTATATCTTTTTAGATTTTCATAAAATTGAACTCGTCTTTGCTTGTAAGTATTGCTTATAGCTTGTACAAACTCAGTGAAATTAATTGGAACAAAATTAGAATCAAGCAAACTTACTCTCTCTTCTGCTTTAGCAATAATATTGCCTTTAATAGAGTCAACAGAAGAAGAATTGCTATTGGCATTTTTTCTTAATTTGATATTCACCTTAGCTAAAGAAACAAGTTGCTCTAATATCTCTCCATCGATATGGCTTATGTCTGATGCTTTAGCAATAGCTTTAATTTGCTCAATTGGAACAAACTTACGAACAAGTTCTCTACGTTGTGCTTGCATAATAT includes these proteins:
- a CDS encoding DUF1357 family protein, whose amino-acid sequence is MIENEEKEVIEAQVKEDQQVKPDTKVISAGEFEEYMRLKEQANNTKPKETPRDLSINERITKELAEVEERERVEKQLLLEAERINEIDTLAKAHLSSHFNKETLLAKGYTLKDIMQAQRRELVRKFVPIEQIKAIAKASDISHIDGEILEQLVSLAKVNIKLRKNANSNSSSVDSIKGNIIAKAEERVSLLDSNFVPINFTEFVQAISNTYKQRRVQFYENLKRYKRTSIA